One window from the genome of Amaranthus tricolor cultivar Red isolate AtriRed21 chromosome 9, ASM2621246v1, whole genome shotgun sequence encodes:
- the LOC130823711 gene encoding subtilisin-like protease SBT2.3, translated as MGRNIVTFLHLFLFLLFLLKNVAFCQINQDEVTGIYIVTLKQAPSAHFLFNELTQTNKGLPKKHHPSPKVNTFHKHRNVSRSDGHYGSSIARIHDSLLRKVLRGQKYLKLYSYHYLINGFAVLVTPEQADKLSRRREVANVVLDFSVRTDTTHTPEFLGLPQGAWSEEGGYDSAGEGIVIGFIDTGIDPTHPSFSDSIEGNAYPIPQHFSGICEVTKDFPAGSCNRKLIGARHFAASAITRGVFNYSKDYASPFDGDGHGTHTVSIASGNHGIPVVVAGHHFGNASGMAPRSHIAIYKALYKGFGGFAADVVAAIDQAAQDGVDIISLSITPNRRPPGVAIFFNPIDMALLTAVKAGIFVVQAAGNTGPAPHSVSSFSPWIFTVGAASHDRVYTNSINLGNNVTISGVGFASGTNDTMYTMISATHALCNDTDASNDLYVGECQDPSILEPELVAGNLLICSYSVRFVLGTSTIKQALQTARNLSAAGVVFYLDPFVLGFQLNPTPMDMPGIIIPSANDSKVLLQYYNSSLVRDGSTKKIVKFGAIASISGGLKPNYIDSAPKVMYYSARGPDPEDNSFNDADILKPNLVAPGNSIWGAWSSLGTDSTEFLGENFAMMSGTSMAAPHVAGLAALIKKKFAGFTPAAIASALSTTASLRDKNGGPIMAQRAYSNPDVNQSPATVFDMGSGFVNGTGSLDPGLIFDTSYSNYISFLCGINGSASTVLNYTGQTCDGVPTMSGTDLNLPSITIAKLNQTRAVNRTVLNIGVDESFRVGWAAPYGVSMKIRPTQFFIAAGAKQVLTVMLDAIRNDTVASYGRIGLFGDKGHIVNIPVAVISKTFYNVSSN; from the exons ATGGGGAGAAATATTGTTACTTTCTTGcatttgttcttgttcttgttgtttttgttaaagaatgttgCTTTTTGCCAAATTAATCAAGATGAAGTAACTGGTATTTATATTGTTACTCTTAAGCAAGCTCCTTCTGCTCATTTCTTGTTCAATGAACTCACTCAAACTAATAAAGGTTTGCCCAAGAAGCACCATCCTTCTCCTAAAGTGAACACTTTCCACAAGCatag AAATGTTTCAAGATCGGATGGCCACTATGGTTCGAGTATTGCTCGAATTCATGATTCTTTGTTAAGGAAGGTGTTGAGAGGGCAAAAGTATTTGAAACTGTACAGTTATCATTACTTGATTAATGGGTTTGCTGTGCTTGTTACACCTGAGCAG gcGGACAAGCTTTCTAGAAGAAGAGAAGTAGCGAATGTGGTATTGGATTTCTCTGTTAGGACCGACACTACACATACTCCTGAGTTCCTAGGATTGCCTCAAGGGGCATGGTCCGAGGAAGGGGGATACGATTCTGCAGGAGAAGGGATTGTCATTGGATTTATTGATACCGGGATTGATCCTACACATCCGAGCTTTTCAGATTCCATAGAAGGGAATGCATATCCAATTCCACAGCATTTTTCTGGAATTTGTGAGGTTACTAAGGATTTTCCTGCAGGGTCTTGCAACAGGAAACTTATTGGAGCGAGACATTTTGCTGCATCAGCTATAACAAGAGGGGTTTTCAATTACAGCAAGGATTATGCATCCCCCTTTGATGGTGATGGGCATGGCAC GCATACAGTTTCAATTGCATCAGGAAACCATGGGATTCCGGTGGTGGTAGCAGGGCATCACTTTGGAAATGCCAGTGGAATGGCTCCTCGTTCACA TATTGCTATCTACAAAGCATTGTACAAGGGCTTTGGTGGGTTTGCAGCTGACGTAGTTGCAGCCATAGACCAG GCAGCTCAGGATGGTGTTGACATCATTAGCTTATCAATCACTCCCAATAGGCGTCCTCCTGGAGTTGCAATATTCTTCAATCCCATTGACATGGCGTTATTAACAGCCGTTAAAGCTGGTATATTTGTAGTGCAAGCTGCAGGAAACACTGGTCCTGCTCCACACAGTGTATCTTCTTTCAGTCCATGGATTTTCACAGTTGGGGCTGCTTCTCATGACAGAGTTTACACTAACTCTATAAATCTCGGCAATAATGTGACCATATCTGGTGTTGGATTTGCGT CGGGAACAAACGACACTATGTATACCATGATCTCTGCTACACATGCATTGTGCAATGATACGGATGCATCAAATGACTTGTACGTTGGTGAATGTCAAGATCCCAGTATTTTGGAGCCTGAACTTGTTGCTGGAAACCTCCTGATCTGTAGCTATTCAGTACGTTTTGTTCTTGGAACATCCACCATCAAACAAGCATTACAGACAGCCAGGAATCTTAGTGCAGCTGGTGTTGTGTTTTACTTGGATCCGTTTGTTTTAGGGTTTCAGCTGAACCCAACTCCTATGGATATGCCTGGCATTATTATTCCATCAGCAAATGATTCTAAG GTTTTGCTCCAATATTACAATTCATCTTTGGTACGAGATGGGTCCACAAAGAAAATTGTAAAATTCGGAGCAATTGCTAGCATTTCTGGTGGACTAAAGCCGAATTATATTGATTCTGCTCCAAAGGTAATGTACTACTCAGCTAGAGGTCCGGACCCAGAAGACAACTCTTTTAACGACGCAGACATACTGAAACCAAATCTGGTTGCTCCCGGGAATTCTATATGGGGTGCTTGGAGCTCACTTGGCACTGATTCCACCGAGTTTCTTG GTGAGAATTTTGCTATGATGTCTGGGACAAGCATGGCTGCTCCTCATGTAGCAGGACTTGCAGCTCTAATCAAGAAGAAATTCGCTGGTTTTACTCCAGCTGCTATCGCCTCGGCTCTTTCAACGACAGCTTCACTTCGTGACAAGAACGGTGGACCGATTATGGCCCAGCGTGCTTATTCCAACCCAGATGTGAATCAATCTCCTGCAACTGTATTCGATATGGGCAGTGGATTTGTTAATGGAACTGGGTCCTTAGATCCAGGGCTCATATTCGATACAA GCTACAGCAACTATATTTCCTTTCTCTGTGGAATAAATGGTTCAGCTTCTACAGTATTAAACTACACTGGTCAGACCTGTGACGGGGTTCCTACTATGAGCGGCACTGACTTAAACTTACCCTCTATAACAATTGCAAAGCTGAATCAAACTAGAGCCGTAAATCGAACGGTTTTGAATATTGGTGTCGATGAGTCGTTTCGTGTTGGCTGGGCTGCTCCTTATGGTGTTTCTATGAAGATTAGGCCCACACAATTCTTCATTGCAGCTGGAGCGAAACAGGTACTCACTGTAATGCTAGATGCTATTAGGAATGATACAGTTGCTAGCTATGGTAGGATCGGGCTTTTTGGGGATAAAGGTCACATAGTAAACATCCCCGTAGCCGTAATCTCTAAAACATTTTACAATGTAAGTAGTAATTGA